Part of the Candidatus Latescibacter sp. genome, AGGGGGGATGCCGAAGGCAGGGGGGATCTTTAAAGACACAGGAGCACTCAATTTCTCTTATTTATTATATGTTGCTGACTTAACGACATAACCGAATTCCTTCTTTGATAGACTTTGTCACTTTGTAACTTTGTACCTTTACAAAAGGAGCAGGACATGGATCTGGCGCTTGGTTTTTTCTTCGTTCTTCTGGCCGGTGTTTCCCAGGGTTCTTTCTATCTGCCGGCGACATACACAAAGAAATGGGAGTGGGAGCACTCCTGGTTTGTGTTTGCCGTAACCGGAATGCTCATTATCAACTGGATTATCACCCTTATTCTCATACCCGATATTTTCAAGGTCTTCCAGGCGGTAACCATGAGGGACATCCTGATCATCCTCCTCTTCGGTGCGGGATGGGGCGCAGGCGCAATCGGCACCGGACTTGCCATGGACCGTCTGGGAATGGCTCTTGCCTATCCCATTACCCTGGGACTGGTCGCCTGCCTCGGGGCGCTGATTCCGCTTGTCATCTTTTTTCCCGCCACGCTCCTGACCATGAAGGGGCTGGTGCTCATCGGCGGCACCGCGCTGGTGGTAGTGGGAATCATCATGATATCGATCGCCGGTTCCCGTAAGCAGCCATCCGGCTCCTCGGCCATAAAAGGCTCGTTCGCGGCGGGGCTGGCCATCGCTGTCGCCGCAGGAGTGCTCTCCTGTCTCTTCAATGTAGGATACGCTTTCAGCGTCCGGCTGGCCGAACAGGCCAAAGCGCTCGGAACATCGGATACCTTCGCCTCGAGCGCGGTCTGGGCGCCCTTTCTCACCGTAGGGTGCCTGGTCAACGCCGGATACAGCGTGTACCTGATGATCACCCGCAAAACGGGGAAGGATTTCTTCGGCCCCCAAGCGCCCCGCAACCTGGTTCTCGGCTCTCTCATGGGCCTTCTCTGGATAGGCGGCGTGTATTTCTACAGCATCGGCGCTTCCAAGCTGGGCGGCTGGGGAGTAGTGGTCGGCTGGGTGCTTTTCATGTCCTCGCTTATCCTTGTCGGAAACCTCTGGGGCATTTTCAAAGGGGAATGGAAGGGAGCTCCGGCCGCCGCCCGCTCGCTCCTTAACTGGGGAATTTTCGTGCTCATGATCGCCATTGTTGTTGTGGCGTCGAGCAGGATGTTGTGAAGAAGAAAGTAACAGAGTGCAAAAAATTTAAAATTTTATAGGATTATGATAGAATATAGATGCCGAAACGGTTTCATCGTTCCCGCGAAGCGGCAACAGGTTCGGCACGACAACGGCGCAGTGTCACCCTGAACTTGTTTCAGGGTCTGACATTAAGATATGGTGATTGTTAACATACCATTTGTAAACAGGGACATGTACATGAGCTTTGATAATGGACTGATTGATATGCGCAGCGATACGGTCACCCATCCTACTCCGGAAATGCGGGAGGCGATGGCGCGCGCCGAGGTGGGCGATGATGTGTTCGGCGACGATCCCACGGTGATCCACCTGGAGGAAATGTCCGCGGAGATGACCGGGCACGAGGCTGCGCTGTTCATGGCCTCAGGCGCCATGGGCAACCTGGTGGCCTTGCTCACCCACTGCGGACGTGGCGTTGAAGCCATTGTCGGAAATAATTCCCACATCTTTCTCAACGAAGTTGGAGGCATGGCAGCGCTCGGCGGGATACAGGCCTTTACAATTCCAAACCAGCCGGACGGCGCCCTGCGGTTGGAGGATATCGCTTCCGGCATTCGCGACGACGATGTGCACCACCCGCGCACCCGTCTGGTGTGCCTGGAGAACACTCAAAATGTTTGCGGGGGAGCGCCGCTCACCGCTGAATATATGCGCCGCGCTGCTGATCTGACCCACAGCCGCGGCTTGAAGCTGCATCTGGACGGCGCCCGCCTTTTCAACGCCGCAGTTGCGCTGGGAGCGGCCGCAAAAGACCTGGCGCAGCCGGCGGATTCGGCGATGTTCTGCCTTTCCAAAGGCTTGTGTGCGCCGGTCGGCTCGATGCTCTGCGGGGCGAAAGATTTTATTTCAGAAGCCCGCCGGAACCGTAAGCAGGTCGGCGGCGGCATGCGGCAAGTTGGCATCCTGGCGGCGGCAGGCATCGTGGCGCTCAAAACAATGATCGAGCGTCTGGCGGAAGATCATGCCAACGCGCGGCGGCTTTCGGAGGGTCTGCGCGATAACCCCGGAATAGAAATCGAAACGGTCGCGCCCCAGACCAATATGGTTTATTTTCATCTGAAACCCTCTGTTAAATTGACTCAGGCACAAGTCATAGAGCAGATGAAACAGCGCGGTATGCTGGTGGATTTCCGGCTGGTCACTCATTACTGGATCACATCGGCTGATGTGGATAAAGTTCTGGCTGCCTTCCGGGAAGTGTTGAGCGCGTAAAGAAGAAATATTTCTCGCAAAGTTCGCAAAGAAAAAGAGAAATCAGACAGGATTAACATGATTAACAGGATTAGAATGAAAATATAACTATAATCATGTAAATCTTGTAAATCCTGTCAAAGTATTTCTATCCAAGTCCCAAAAAAGACAACGAGGATACAAGATGAATCATGTTGAGCGCTTTCGCGCGCTCATGAATTTTCAGGAGGTCGACCGCCTGCCGGTATGGGAATGGGCGATGTGGTGGGACAAGACCATCAAGCGGTGGCATGGCGAGGGCCTGCCCGCCGGTCTCGACGATGTGTTCGGGATTTCGGAGTATTTCGGCCTCGACCCCTACAAGCAGTTCTGGTTCAGCACCACCGAATCGACCATCGAGGCGGTGCAGCACCATGTGGAGGGAGTCGTGTCGAACATGGACGATTACCTCCGGCACCGTGTACATCTCTATCCGGATCACGGCGCCGCGATCCGTGATATGGCGCTGTGGTTCGCGCGCCAGGAAAAGGGCGAAGTGGTGATATGGATCACCATCGAGGGGTTCTTCTGGTTTCCGCGGACGATGATGGGATTTGTCAAACTGATGCTGGCGTACTACGACCAGCCGGAGCTTATCCACCGTATCAACAGCGACCTTCTTTCGTTCAATCTCCGCCTGCTGGACGAGATCGGGAAGATCGGTTTGCCTGTTTTCATGACTGTGGCCGAGGACATGTCC contains:
- a CDS encoding L-rhamnose/proton symporter RhaT; this translates as MDLALGFFFVLLAGVSQGSFYLPATYTKKWEWEHSWFVFAVTGMLIINWIITLILIPDIFKVFQAVTMRDILIILLFGAGWGAGAIGTGLAMDRLGMALAYPITLGLVACLGALIPLVIFFPATLLTMKGLVLIGGTALVVVGIIMISIAGSRKQPSGSSAIKGSFAAGLAIAVAAGVLSCLFNVGYAFSVRLAEQAKALGTSDTFASSAVWAPFLTVGCLVNAGYSVYLMITRKTGKDFFGPQAPRNLVLGSLMGLLWIGGVYFYSIGASKLGGWGVVVGWVLFMSSLILVGNLWGIFKGEWKGAPAAARSLLNWGIFVLMIAIVVVASSRML
- the ltaE gene encoding low-specificity L-threonine aldolase, producing the protein MSFDNGLIDMRSDTVTHPTPEMREAMARAEVGDDVFGDDPTVIHLEEMSAEMTGHEAALFMASGAMGNLVALLTHCGRGVEAIVGNNSHIFLNEVGGMAALGGIQAFTIPNQPDGALRLEDIASGIRDDDVHHPRTRLVCLENTQNVCGGAPLTAEYMRRAADLTHSRGLKLHLDGARLFNAAVALGAAAKDLAQPADSAMFCLSKGLCAPVGSMLCGAKDFISEARRNRKQVGGGMRQVGILAAAGIVALKTMIERLAEDHANARRLSEGLRDNPGIEIETVAPQTNMVYFHLKPSVKLTQAQVIEQMKQRGMLVDFRLVTHYWITSADVDKVLAAFREVLSA
- a CDS encoding uroporphyrinogen decarboxylase family protein translates to MNHVERFRALMNFQEVDRLPVWEWAMWWDKTIKRWHGEGLPAGLDDVFGISEYFGLDPYKQFWFSTTESTIEAVQHHVEGVVSNMDDYLRHRVHLYPDHGAAIRDMALWFARQEKGEVVIWITIEGFFWFPRTMMGFVKLMLAYYDQPELIHRINSDLLSFNLRLLDEIGKIGLPVFMTVAEDMSYNHGPMISRAMCDEFLSPYYRRLLARAKEMGILTIVDTDGDVTRLVPWMESVGIDGVLPLERQSGVDGLSLRREFPKFRFVGHYDKMVMTRGEAAMRAEFERILPLMKTGGFIPSVDHQTHPGVTLAEYRVYLRLLREYVRR